The DNA region GAGACCGCGGAGAAGAAACAAGTGGCTGCTTCCAGTTAAGCTTTTGAGCTTTATCTAAATCTTATTTGTATCTAGGTTTTATTTTTTGGATAGTGAGGCCCCAGGTCGTAATCAAACGAATTTGGTATCGGGCTGCTTCCAACTAGAAACCTAAATAATGTGAGCAAATTTTTTCATTAATCGCATCCTAGTTTCTTCACTAGGGTGTTTTTTATTGCCCAGTTTTTTTGCTGAGCAATAAAAAAATGAGGTCTAGGGCGATCGCCACCCGATTAATTCCGGATTCAGTAGAAACGAAACAATTTAGTGAGCCATCACTTATGCTTCATTGAGCTGATAAGGGACGACCTGCCGCAACAAAATTAATTCATCGCGATGGGCTGTCACTAAAATGCGTTGGGTTGGCGTTTCAGTAATCGGCGTTTCTTTGGTAATCTGCAAAATTACTTTTTCAGTTTTGCCAGCACGTTGCCAATAGAAAAAACCGGCTGCCGGTGCAAATAAACAGATACCTAGAAACCCAAAGCCAACAGCTGGATAGATCAATGAGAGGACTAGAGCAACACAGGTTAAACCTAAGGCTGTTAGTAATGATAGAAATACCGCTAAAAATCCACTAGGTGGTACAAACCCTTGATAGGTCACGACATTATTCACACCATCAACATCAATGATCTGATAAGCACGCTTTTCGAAATAGGTTTGGAGACGTTCAAAGACGGATTCTTCAGGTTCCGTCGCGATGAACTCCATCTGCTCAGTGCGATCTTTTAGGGATGCACGAATAAAGAAAAACAGACCCACCATTAGTAGGAGAGTCAACATCAACGTTGAAGTAATTACAGATTGTTCAAGCACAGCTTTTAGGCAAAATCACGACAGGATTCGCAAAACGCATCCATATAAATGTATATCGATCATGCTATATTTTGGGGGAATATTTTTGAAAAACCATGGCCAAAATTCGCGTTGTTCTAGTTGAAGATCATGATTTGACACGGATTGGATTGCGTACCTCTTTGATGCAATGTTCTGACATTGACTTCTTAGCAGAGGCTGGCAATGGTGCTGATGGTCTTAAATTGCTCCGTGATCTAAAGCCTGATTTAGCAATTGTCGATATTGGATTGCCGGAGCTTGATGGTATTGAAGTCACCCGTCAGTTGAAAGAGGATATCAATGGTGGTCAGACAGGTGATGATGCAACAAAAGTCTTGATCTTGACGCTACAGGATGATCAAGAGGCCGTACTTGCAGCTTTTGCGGCAGGGGCTGATTCCTATTGCATGAAAGATATTACGTTCGAGCATCTTGTTGACGCAGTTAAAACAACTTATTCGGGTAACAGTTGGATTGACCCGGCGATCGCCCGTATTGTGCTGAATCAAGTGCAACTGCCTGGTAGTGGCTCTGAAGCAACCATTGAAATTCAAGCGACATCTCCCGAAGATCAACAACTGTTAGAGAGTTGTCCTCTGACTGAGCGTGAATTGGAAGTATTGCAGTTGATCGTTGATGGTTGTAGCAACTCAGAAATTGCTGAGCGTCTGTTTATTACAGTGGGTACTGTTAAAACCCATGTGCGTAATATTCTTAATAAACTTTGTGCGGATGATCGGACCCAAGCTGCCGTAAGAGCGCTACGATCTGGTTTAGTTGGTTAAATAAATTTCTATATCTTCCCTGCAATTGCTCTGAGAGGACATGGGAAAATGTTGAATTCTGACCAACCAGTGCAACTAAGATTACGAGTCTATGAGCGTCGCGAATACCAATAAACTTAAACTCATGGTCGTTGACGATGAAACAGATAATCTTGATCTGTTGTATCGGACATTTCGTCGTGAATTTCGGGTTTATCGTGCAGCGAGTGCACCAGAAGCATTAGATATTTTGGCCTCGGAAGGAGAGATGGCGATTATCATCTCTGACCAACGTATGCCAGTGATGAATGGTACAGAATTTCTCAGTCGGACAGTCGAAGCCTATCCCAACACAATTCGGATTTTACTGACAGGCTATACGGATGTTGAGGATTTGGTTGGGGCAATCAATTCCGGCAAGGTGTTTAAATACATCACGAAGCCCTGGAAGCCTGATGCTTTGATGTCCACAATCCATCAGGCGGCAGATACTTATAAAGTCCTCAAGCAACGTACAAACCAGTTAGAACGATCGCTACGGCAAGAAGAGCTGGTGAATTCTCTGATTCGAGCAATCCGGGAATCTTTGGATTATGAGAGTACGTTGCAAACCATTGTGGAGCGGCTTAGTGAGAGTTTCCATGCTGAGTATGGTGTGCTCTATCCAGTCACGGAAGGACAGCCACAGCAATTGTCAGCAGAAAAGTTTTCACATCCCCAAACATCATCGCCACTTGTTGAGCATGTTGAGCTTGCAGAAAAAGCATTACAAAAGGGCGATCGCCAACTCGAACAATGTGTCCATGATCAATCCTGGTTACAGTTAGCTGTACCGCTTATTTGGAAACAAAAAACCTATGCGATATTAACCTTTTGGCACAATATCGAAGATCAGGCATGGTCAGAGGGAGATCTGCAACTTTTAGATGCGGTTTTAGAACAATCGGCTCTGGCGATCGCCCAAGCAAAGCTTTACCAAAAAATCCAACAGCAAACCGAGCAAATTCGTAATGAACTAGAAGTTGCCCGTCAAATTCAGCATAATTTGCTGCCTCAGGCTTCACCAGAACTCGATAATGCCAAAATCCAAGGCTATTGTTTGCCTGCACGGCAAGTGGGTGGTGATTTCTTCGAAACATACCACCATAGCAATGGCGACCTCTGGTTAGCAGTTGGTGACGTCTCGGGGAAAGGTGTTCCTGCTGCATTGTTTATGGCGAGTGCTTTGTCTACCCTGCGGCAACAGCTCAATCAAACGACACCAGCATCTCCCAAAGAAATTATCCAGCATCTAAACCGCGTCATGGCGGATGACCTTTTTAACAGTAATTGTTTTATTACGATGGTCATTGCATGCTATCAGCCTGAGCATCACAAGCTTACTTACGCTAATGCTGGTCACATTTATCCGATGCTTTGGTCTCACCATCAACCATCTTCGGATAGTCAACCAACTTATCTAAAAACACGAGGCATTCCCATTGGGATTTTGCCCGAATGGCAGGCAGAAGTCGAAGAGCTCACTCTCAAGTCACGGGATGTTCTTCTGATCACCAGCGATGGTATTACCGAGGCAACGGTTACCAAGCCTGAGTTGCTCCAAGAACGCAACGACATGCTGAATCAGGAAGGCTTATGGCGCCTCATTCTGCAAAATCCAGAGCGTTTTGATCTGTATGAACTGCTGGATCGATTTAATGAATCGACCTATACAGAGCAAGAAGATGACCAAACCATTGTGTCGCTGGAGGTCATGTAAGAGTTATGCGTACTGAATTACAAATTCCCAGCGATCTAAAGTTTCTTGCTATTGTGGAGGCCTGGCTCCTCGATTGTCTTCAGGTTGAATTAGGCGATCGCATTGATTGGGATAAACAATCGAGTCGGTTGCGCCTTGCTCTAGTGGAAGCCTATTCCAATGTGGTGCGTCATGCCCATAAAGAACAGCCTGAAGTCCCTGTGCTGTTACGTCTTGAATTGAAAGACGACATTTTTTTGTTGGAGATTTGGGATTCTGGTAATGGTTTTGATTTGTCGACCTATATGGCTCCTGATCCAAGTGCTTGTCAGGAAGGTGGTTATGGTTGGTTGATTATGAAACGGCTGATGGATCGAGTGGAATATCAGTTGCAGGTAAATGGCAAAAATTGTCTGAAATTAGAAACGCGTTTACCGTCGAAAATAGATGATTCAGAAGAAGAGTGAGCAAGAAGTCTATCAGTGAACAAACCCGACTAATTAAGGCACAAGGGTTAGAGTTGGGGTTTAATAAAACAGGGATTGCGGCGATCGCCCCAGAAGATAGCGAGAATTTAGAACGCTTAAATGATTGGCTGACAAAAGGGTTTCAAGCGGATATGGCATGGATGGCCAGTCCGAAGCGGCAAGATATTCAGTTGTGTTTGTCAGAAGTGAAGTCTGTGATTTCAGTGGCCTTGAACTACTACACAGACCATCAACATTCCGATGACCCGGCGATCGCCAAAATTTCTAGATATGGTTGGGGGCGAGATTATCATCGCGTTTTAACCAAAAAACTGAAAGCGTTTTGCCATTGGTTGAGTATTGAATTTCCCGGCGATCGCCATCGATTTTATGTGGATACTGGGCCTGTGCAAGATAAAATTTGGGCGCAACGGGCAGGGCTTGGTTGGCAGGCGAAAAATAGCAATGTTATTACTCGTGAATATGGCAGTTGGGTGTTTCTCGGCGAAATTTTGACAACCCTTGAACTAGAGATAGATAAACCCCACACTAATCACTGTGGCACTTGCACCCGTTGTTTGGATGCTTGTCCAACTGGGGCGATCGCCGAACCTTATGTCGTGGATGCCAACCGTTGCATCGCCTATCACACCATTGAAAATCGCGCTGAAGACTTACCCGAAACCATCAAACCCCACTTGCAAAATTGGGTGGCAGGCTGTGATATTTGCCAAGATGTGTGTCCGTGGAATCAGCGCTTTGCTAAAGAAACGGACGTTACAGATTTTCAACCCTACCCGAAAAATTTGGCTCCCAAACTGACCGAACTTGCAGATATCACTGATGAAGAATGGGGCGATCGCCTAATCGGTTCAGCATTGCGTCGGATCAAACCTTGGATGTGGCGACGAAATGCGAAAGCGAATCTTGAAGCCCAACAAAAAACCTCCCCCACGGATGGAGAAGGTTAAAAGTTTGTCCCTCATTCTAATTAAGAAAGGGAGACAGGTTCGTTAATTATTTACCCATTTGAGCTGCAACTTCTGCCGCAAAATCTTCCTCTTTCTTCTCGATGCCTTCACCAAGAACAAAGCGTTGGAAACGACGAATTTGAATATTTTCGCCAATCTCTGCCACAGTTCGTTTAACAAGCTCATCAACAGTGATGTTTTGATCGCGAATGTAAGGTTGGTCAAGGAGAGAAAGTTCCTTGAGACGCTTACCAATACGACCTGAAACAATCTTTTCTTTAATGTTGTCGGGCTTGCCACCGAGGTCATCACGACCCATTTCGATTTCACGCTCTTTATCCGCGATCTCAGCAGGAATATCCTCGACCTTAACGTATTGAACGTTAGGACAAGCTGCAATCTGCATTGCAATCCCTTTCGCGAGATCCTTAAAGATATCACCACGAGCGACAAAGTCAGTCTCACAGTTCACTTCAACGAGAACGCCAATGCCACCACCCGTGTGGATATAGCTCTCCACTAAACCTTCAGCTGCGACACGACCCGCCTTTTTCTCGGCAGAGGTAATGCCTTTCTGACGGAGCCACTCAATCGACTTAGCGATATCACCATCAGTTTCTGATAAGGCTTTTTTACAGTCCATCATGCCTGCGCCAGTTTTATCGCGCAGTTCTTTTACAAGCTTTGCAGAAATTTTTGCCATTTGCTGTTTACCAAAAAATGTTTGGATCAATCAAAAAATATTACGCTGATTCAGAATTAGTCTCGCTGGAAGTCTCAGCAACTTCTGCAGGAGGAGTTGTCTCGACAGCTTCAACTGTTTCAACAGCTTCAACTTCTTCGACAGCTTCAACTTCTTCGACAGCTGCGGGGATATCGCTAATTTCTTCGATAGCCTCTTCAAACTCTTCGTAGTTCTCACCCTTAACAGGTTGACCATGGCGACCGGAATAAATTGCATCAGCGAGTTTGCCAACAATCAATTTAATCGAGCGAATCGCATCATCATTTGCAGGGATAGGGAGATCTACGGTGTGAGGATCGCAGTTGGTATCCAACAAAGAAACGATAGGGATATTGAGCTTGCGGCATTCCTGGATTGCGTTGTGCTCACGACGTTGGTCGATCACAACAACGATGTCAGGAATCTTGCGCATGTTCTTGATACCGCCGAGATACTTCTGGAGCTTGTCGAGTTCACGACGGAGCATAGAGGCTTCTTTTTTAGGGCGACGGTCAAGGTTGCCGCTATCTTGAAGGGATTCAAGTTCTTTTAGGCGCTCAACACGGGTTTTAATTGTTTCCCAGTTTGTGAGCATACCGCCGAGCCAACGTTGGTTGATGTAGAATGCACCACAACGTTTTGCTTCTTGGGCAATAATGCCTGCGGCTTGACGCTTCGTTCCAACAAAAAGAACGCGCTTACCGTTCTCGGAAGCATCCTTCATGTAGGCATATGCTTCTTCAACAAGTTGGGCGGTTTGAACGAGGTCAATGATGTGTACGCCGTTGCGAGAAGTATAGATGTACTGGGACATCTTAGGGTTCCAACGACGGGTCTGGTGACCAAAGTGGACGCCAGATTCTAATAGTTCTGCGAGAGAAACTACGGGCATATTCTTTTAACTCCTATTCGGGTTAAACCTCCATCTGGGGACATTTCTTTTTAGGAAACACCCGAAGGATCCCAGATGTGCGTTTTTAGACAACTTTAAAAGGGTAGCATAATAGGCCAATAATTCTTTATTCTTTTTCTGGCGATCGCCCCTGCGAAAGTGTTTGAGGAAATATTGAAGCTATTTGAAAATCAAGAATTACCAGCGAATTTTGAATTGCTGAAAGAGTTCTCCTTCCTGTTGTCTCGTGATTCTTGCGCCAGATTTTTTGATGAGGGCTTCCCAATCTTTTAAATCTTCTAGAAATACTTCTGTGCCGAGATAGGTTTCGATAATAGACCAGTCTTCGGCAATGTCTGCATCGGGATTAATCACGTCAAAGACAAAAAAGCTGGCAGGTTTCAATACTCGCTTGACCTGTTCGAGTACGGTCTCCCAATATTCAATGGGGTAATAACAGCTAAACCCGGTGGCGATCGCCATATCAAAAAAATCTTTCTCATATTCCTCCAGATGATGAGCAGGCTTATTCGAAATATTCTTAAATAATTTGGAATTCAGCTGGGGCGCGCGAGATTGAATTAGTTCAGTGGCGATTTTACTGACGTCATGCCCATAAAAATAAGCATTCCAATCACGCCATGGATAAATAAGAAAACTAATGCCACAACCGATATCAAGACAGCGCTGGCGTTTTTTAGGTTTTACTAATGTCCAAAATTCTGAAGTCACACGATTTTGGAGCTTGCCAGATTGCCAATCAAGAAAAATTGGAAGCGCTTGAACCTCATCTGGTAGATCTGGCTTTTTATTTTGAAACTCCTGATCGAATCGTTTTGAGACAGCCTCAGATATTTCAAACCATTGCAATTCAGATTGGTTGCCTGTCGGAATTGAATAGGTCATGGCGTGTCTCCCCACAAAGGTGTTTTGGCATTCTAGCGGAGATAAAGTTGTTTCTTCCTCGGTTTATGTAACTGTGTAAAGCCAGAGCACTCTTATTTCCCAGCCTACTAAAGAAGAATTTACTGAAAATGGAAATAGTTAAGCTAATTAATATGTCTAAAACTAATTCTTTTTCTTTCTACTTTTTCTTTCTAAAAAAATGATACTGGAAATCAATATCATAAACTATTTTCTGTGATATCTGACATGAATTTATTCTTAGAACCTATAAATTCCAAATAAAAAAGCCCTTCAATCTAATGATGAAGAGCTCTAGTTCACATCTTAAAAATAAAAGATTAGATTCTAGTTTGAGAAATTAAATCCCAATCATGATGTCTCCATGAGAGAGATTGGCATGATTTGATAAAGTTGCAAATTGAACTTGTGCTGAACCACCAACACCATCAGCATCAAAATACAGAGCACCTGTAGACTGATCGTAAATAAAATGCTGGTCAGCAGTTGTTGCGCTGGAACCAATCACAAAAGACTCTGCGCCTAAGATACCAGCATCTATATCGAAGGCACCAAAACCATTACGGTCGATGCGAATTTGATCTGCACCGAATCCAAAATCAGTAATGACATCAACACCATCTGAATAACTGGTGAAGTAAAAAGAGTCATCACCGCCGGCACCTGTGAGAATGTCATCGCCGGCATATCCCACCACTAACTCGTCTACACTGCTACCAGTGAGGACATCATTCTGGTCACTGCCTTCGAGATAAAGCTCAGCCTCAACTCCTATAGTCGTACTGTTATTGATACCATTATTTGATAAGCCTGCTACTCGCTCAGTCATCAAGTGTGGTAATAGAGGATCACATCCCTCAAGAGTTATCTCTCTTGCCGCTTCAGCAGCTGCCAAAGCATCGACGACTATTGAAAAAATTGTAGGATCAATTTGGGTATCAGCTTGTGGTTCGCTGGTACCTAGGCTCAATCCTAGTAAGTCGATTAATGCACCCTGAGTCATTAATAGTCTCCTAGATATAAATATTTAGTTTTTGGGTAGTAGATGTACTTGGAAGTATATAAAAAAAAGCTCAGGTAAAACAAGACACTTTTAATGATTTCTAACTAAGCCAAATAGCTGAGATACATTAGTTCTAAATATGTATCGAAATTACTTGAAATTATTGTTGTTTAGTGTGTCAAGTATTTGGGATGAAATGTTCTTGAATTTTGACTTTAACTATTTGTCATCTGTGAATGAAAAATATTAATTTTGTGAAGATTGAGTGTGCTTTGATTCTTTAGGGTTTGAGGTCGTTTTTTGCCAAACTCTTTTCTCTTGAAAAATATAGAGTGGATTAATACTTGAAAGGGGAAAAACAGAATATTTTTTTATGATTTATATTGCTTTGAATAAACTCAAATCATAAATTTGAGTTTATTCATCGGAAATTGCTGTTTGGTTAATAAATGAGGTTTGTAAGACTTTTATGCTTCGTTATCAGAATGGATATTTTGCCGATCAGTAGCGCTAAGATCTTGTTCTTGAAGCTGTATTCCTTGTTGTTCTTTGATGCTGGATAAGAGTGTTTGAATCAACGTAGTAATTGAAAGATTGGGAAGAGGAGAGCTGTCTAGCAATAACTCATTGAAAATGTTTTGATAGAGCTGAGCATCAGGGTTTAGACGGATTGAGCCATGTTGTAATACTGCGTTTTTGCGGCGGAGTTGTGCAGAGCCAATTAGTTTGTAGCCGTCTGCTGTGACGAGATCAGCGCTTGTATGGGTGCGAAAGCAGTTGTCATGGTGAGCATAATTTCGAATGCAATCGCCATACTGTAGCGCAATACCTAATTCACGAAAACCCGCAATCAGAAATTCACAGAGTTTTTTATACTTCTGACAGCGATCGCCCTTCATGTCGGAAGTGATAATGGCGTAGGTGAGATCGCCTTGATGCAATACTGCTCGTCCACCACTAGGCCGACGGACAATGTCAATTTTCTTGCCGTTGTAGGTTAGGTTATGCCATGTTTTCGGATATTTGCGCTGGTTGTGTCCCAAGGAAATGGCGACAGGTTTCCATGTATAAAATCGCAGGACTGAAGGCATTTTTCCGGCGAGATGTTGGTTTAAGAGCCATTCATCAATCGCCATTTGAGTTGCACCATCAGCTTCTAATGGTGAGATATATCGCCAAATATTTGGAGACATCTACAGCAACTCTTCGGGGAGTTTGCCAAGAATTTTTTTGATATCTTGACTGCGATTTTTATCGAGAACAATGGTTACATTACCCTGCCGCACCACCACCACATCAGAAACGCCTAGGGTCACAACAGTCTCATCGGGATTATCGCTATAGACGATGGAGCCACTGGTGTCGAAGGCTTTGTAATTGCCAACATTCACATTTTTGGTCTCATCGGGTGGCAATAATCTTTCGAG from [Leptolyngbya] sp. PCC 7376 includes:
- a CDS encoding anti-sigma regulatory factor, with the translated sequence MRTELQIPSDLKFLAIVEAWLLDCLQVELGDRIDWDKQSSRLRLALVEAYSNVVRHAHKEQPEVPVLLRLELKDDIFLLEIWDSGNGFDLSTYMAPDPSACQEGGYGWLIMKRLMDRVEYQLQVNGKNCLKLETRLPSKIDDSEEE
- the queG gene encoding tRNA epoxyqueuosine(34) reductase QueG — protein: MSKKSISEQTRLIKAQGLELGFNKTGIAAIAPEDSENLERLNDWLTKGFQADMAWMASPKRQDIQLCLSEVKSVISVALNYYTDHQHSDDPAIAKISRYGWGRDYHRVLTKKLKAFCHWLSIEFPGDRHRFYVDTGPVQDKIWAQRAGLGWQAKNSNVITREYGSWVFLGEILTTLELEIDKPHTNHCGTCTRCLDACPTGAIAEPYVVDANRCIAYHTIENRAEDLPETIKPHLQNWVAGCDICQDVCPWNQRFAKETDVTDFQPYPKNLAPKLTELADITDEEWGDRLIGSALRRIKPWMWRRNAKANLEAQQKTSPTDGEG
- a CDS encoding response regulator transcription factor, translating into MAKIRVVLVEDHDLTRIGLRTSLMQCSDIDFLAEAGNGADGLKLLRDLKPDLAIVDIGLPELDGIEVTRQLKEDINGGQTGDDATKVLILTLQDDQEAVLAAFAAGADSYCMKDITFEHLVDAVKTTYSGNSWIDPAIARIVLNQVQLPGSGSEATIEIQATSPEDQQLLESCPLTERELEVLQLIVDGCSNSEIAERLFITVGTVKTHVRNILNKLCADDRTQAAVRALRSGLVG
- a CDS encoding cofactor assembly of complex C subunit B — protein: MLEQSVITSTLMLTLLLMVGLFFFIRASLKDRTEQMEFIATEPEESVFERLQTYFEKRAYQIIDVDGVNNVVTYQGFVPPSGFLAVFLSLLTALGLTCVALVLSLIYPAVGFGFLGICLFAPAAGFFYWQRAGKTEKVILQITKETPITETPTQRILVTAHRDELILLRQVVPYQLNEA
- the rpsB gene encoding 30S ribosomal protein S2, with translation MPVVSLAELLESGVHFGHQTRRWNPKMSQYIYTSRNGVHIIDLVQTAQLVEEAYAYMKDASENGKRVLFVGTKRQAAGIIAQEAKRCGAFYINQRWLGGMLTNWETIKTRVERLKELESLQDSGNLDRRPKKEASMLRRELDKLQKYLGGIKNMRKIPDIVVVIDQRREHNAIQECRKLNIPIVSLLDTNCDPHTVDLPIPANDDAIRSIKLIVGKLADAIYSGRHGQPVKGENYEEFEEAIEEISDIPAAVEEVEAVEEVEAVETVEAVETTPPAEVAETSSETNSESA
- a CDS encoding SpoIIE family protein phosphatase, coding for MSVANTNKLKLMVVDDETDNLDLLYRTFRREFRVYRAASAPEALDILASEGEMAIIISDQRMPVMNGTEFLSRTVEAYPNTIRILLTGYTDVEDLVGAINSGKVFKYITKPWKPDALMSTIHQAADTYKVLKQRTNQLERSLRQEELVNSLIRAIRESLDYESTLQTIVERLSESFHAEYGVLYPVTEGQPQQLSAEKFSHPQTSSPLVEHVELAEKALQKGDRQLEQCVHDQSWLQLAVPLIWKQKTYAILTFWHNIEDQAWSEGDLQLLDAVLEQSALAIAQAKLYQKIQQQTEQIRNELEVARQIQHNLLPQASPELDNAKIQGYCLPARQVGGDFFETYHHSNGDLWLAVGDVSGKGVPAALFMASALSTLRQQLNQTTPASPKEIIQHLNRVMADDLFNSNCFITMVIACYQPEHHKLTYANAGHIYPMLWSHHQPSSDSQPTYLKTRGIPIGILPEWQAEVEELTLKSRDVLLITSDGITEATVTKPELLQERNDMLNQEGLWRLILQNPERFDLYELLDRFNESTYTEQEDDQTIVSLEVM
- a CDS encoding lipoate--protein ligase family protein, whose translation is MSPNIWRYISPLEADGATQMAIDEWLLNQHLAGKMPSVLRFYTWKPVAISLGHNQRKYPKTWHNLTYNGKKIDIVRRPSGGRAVLHQGDLTYAIITSDMKGDRCQKYKKLCEFLIAGFRELGIALQYGDCIRNYAHHDNCFRTHTSADLVTADGYKLIGSAQLRRKNAVLQHGSIRLNPDAQLYQNIFNELLLDSSPLPNLSITTLIQTLLSSIKEQQGIQLQEQDLSATDRQNIHSDNEA
- a CDS encoding calcium-binding protein, which translates into the protein MTQGALIDLLGLSLGTSEPQADTQIDPTIFSIVVDALAAAEAAREITLEGCDPLLPHLMTERVAGLSNNGINNSTTIGVEAELYLEGSDQNDVLTGSSVDELVVGYAGDDILTGAGGDDSFYFTSYSDGVDVITDFGFGADQIRIDRNGFGAFDIDAGILGAESFVIGSSATTADQHFIYDQSTGALYFDADGVGGSAQVQFATLSNHANLSHGDIMIGI
- a CDS encoding class I SAM-dependent methyltransferase, with translation MTYSIPTGNQSELQWFEISEAVSKRFDQEFQNKKPDLPDEVQALPIFLDWQSGKLQNRVTSEFWTLVKPKKRQRCLDIGCGISFLIYPWRDWNAYFYGHDVSKIATELIQSRAPQLNSKLFKNISNKPAHHLEEYEKDFFDMAIATGFSCYYPIEYWETVLEQVKRVLKPASFFVFDVINPDADIAEDWSIIETYLGTEVFLEDLKDWEALIKKSGARITRQQEGELFQQFKIRW
- the tsf gene encoding translation elongation factor Ts; protein product: MAKISAKLVKELRDKTGAGMMDCKKALSETDGDIAKSIEWLRQKGITSAEKKAGRVAAEGLVESYIHTGGGIGVLVEVNCETDFVARGDIFKDLAKGIAMQIAACPNVQYVKVEDIPAEIADKEREIEMGRDDLGGKPDNIKEKIVSGRIGKRLKELSLLDQPYIRDQNITVDELVKRTVAEIGENIQIRRFQRFVLGEGIEKKEEDFAAEVAAQMGK